In Arachis hypogaea cultivar Tifrunner chromosome 7, arahy.Tifrunner.gnm2.J5K5, whole genome shotgun sequence, the genomic window TTTTCATGTTACCACATCTTGATATGAATTTTAACTCTGTAAACAAGGTAGAGCATATATATAGTTGTACATGTCTCTAATCTTTAAACCAAAGCAGTAGTTTTACTGTCTAACAATTTTCCATGCCATGCACAGCATATGGTTTCTTCAatgttacaaaatataaataaataaagctttTGAGCTCTGGATATCATTATGGTATAATTAAATATAACATTACTTTGAAATGAAGATATAATACCCTCATTCGACCTTAATATGCATATTTTGATACTAATTGGCACCCACATTAAGCTTAATCTTATTATCTCAACATTCAAATTATTGCCGTTGTAAAATTTAGTAAATataccaaaaaatatttttaagaataaattaatgttTTTGAAAAGTGCGAGAGATGTGATGAAGACCTCGTCCTAGGAGCTTTTGTTTCATTATTTGAGGATGTAACAtcaatattttgtaaaaaaaaaaaatatttttccaaaatttcagatttagttatattatttgttaatattaaattattaattgaggTCAACGcgttttaacttttaactcaAATGGTATAGTCTTCTCATACTCATTTAAGAGGTCGCAAATTTGAGtctctctaaaaattattaattgaagAATATGATATTTTTGAGGGTATTATATCTTCATTTCAAAGTAatgttatatttaattatattatttattaccaaaagtacccatgaagtttacgaacgctgacaaaagtacccataaactaagaaaattaacgctgtacccatgaaagatggattccgtatgacaaaagtatccaaatcctaaatttttattgattttttaataaaattcccaaaCTACCCCACCCTTATCCCATTCTACCGTCACTCCCTCTCTTCTCACAtcttcctctctcctcacttATCCCTCTCTCAAAAACCCTCACTAAGCCTTCTCCCTTTAACTCTTAAGGTGACTACAACACCTTCATCGTGCGCTTGTGACCTAACCTGGGGAGAATATCGCCGTGGCGCACCTGTTGCAGCCGAGGAAAACGTCATCGTAGCGCGCCTGACCCAGTAGAAGAGAATACCATCCTCGCATGCCTGAGAAGAGAGAGAGGTCGTGGTGCTCTTGCATGCAGAAAGAGGGTTCGGTAAAgagaaatcaaagaagaaagGGAGGTGGCGTTGTGGATGGAGGTTCTGCCATTGACGATGTTACAGCCGGCAAAGAAAAGGTATTTCtttttttcaaacattttttatttcatttttcttcttttcagaaattgatttagttactactaaaatgatattgttctattttttttaaatctgcttCTATTTTTTATGGAGGTTGAGATTGATTTACAGAAGATCAGGTTCATGACTActtctacttctgatttttgctaaaataaattttaaatttgatgaatAAATTTGTTGCTTTTTTATGGTTGATGGCTGTTTCTACTTCTAGTTTTactaaagtgaattgaaattggatgaatgaatttgaaaatttttatatgttgagTATTTTTTGGTGTTTGATTGATTTGGTTTGGGTATGAATTGTAAACTTATGAGTGAATCGGTTGAGGTCCGAtcctctaccaccaccaccactaccattgATTTCGGTCTAGTTTGTTGTAGGAGTAGTTTCGGACTCCATGGCAAGGGTTGGTGCAGAATGGGTTATGAAAGGTTGAAAAAATGAGTTGAGGTTGAGTGTAGGgtaatttaggaattttattaaaaaatcaacaaaaaattagaatttggatacttttgtcatacgaaatctatctttcatgggtacaacattaatttctttaatatatgagtacttttgtcagcgttcgtaaatTTCATAAGTACTTTTGATAGTTTTTCTTACAAAAATACACAAAACTACAAAGTAGTTAGTAAAACttatgaatataataataaataaagcaccattttttattgaaaaaattattctaaaaaactgttaaaaagatttaattattaacaaggacttttaatactaaaattattaagaagagcaaatttttttataatatttaagaaaaagaatcaaatatttttatacaaaaacaAATATATCTttgatgatttatttatttattttttataaattttatgttaataaattttatttctcttaaaattttaataatttttattaattaattaattattttttatttttgtgatcttTAATctttatccaaaaaaataaaagataaaaaaagtaaataaataaataataaaaattactaaaattttagaaaaaaataaaaaattttgatatacaaattataaaaaataaataaaaaataattaaagatatatttatttttttataaaaaatttttattatttttttaaatattataaaaaaatttaatcctttttaataattttaatattaattttttttttaataattaaatcttcctaATTGAAAGTATTGTGTGCAAGAGCAGCTCAACTTGTGTCTCTATCTCTGTTCTCTCACACACGGAGACGGAGGCAGCTCCGTATTTCTGAAGAAGCAATATGCAGGTATGAACCTTCAATCTCACCTTTTCCTTTGGCTgagatcgttcctttttcaattttttggggCTTCTATGCAGGCAAGTGATAGGTTTAACATCAATTCCCAACTTGAGCATCTCCAGGCTAAATATGTTGGAACTGGTCATGCCGATTTGAATAGATTGTGAGATTTCTGTGTTCCTTTTGGAGAAAAAGAACTTTGTTTttggtatttttatatatttactgTGCGATATGTGCAGTGAGTGGGCGGTGAATATTCAGCGTGATAGCTATGCTTCATATATCGGGCACTACCCTTTACTTGCATATTTTGCTATTGCTGAAAATGAATCCATTGGGAGAGAACGCTACACCTTTATGCAGGTTATGCtttgagctctttttctttttcttttctcatttcaGTCACCTTATTAATTGCaagattcaattattattattattattgttgccaTTCCTTTTGATATATAGATTGTAGATTGTATTATGCTTGTGTTCCTATATCTGCAATTGGCTTGTTTAATCCGTTGTCCTGTTTGATGATTAAGTTCTTAACTCTTGAGATATGCTCCAGGTTTTGGCTAGGGCAAATGAGAAATTGTTGTTACTGCTATCATCCTGCTTAATTCTTTTTCATGGGAGTGTTATCCCTGCCCCCGACAAGTGACACCTCCCGTactataaatttttttcatttgtgCTGCACATGGTCGTGGCCACAGTTTAACAATAGGTCTCTAGTTATAACTTCTAAGGATTATAGGTGAATGTTGCTtgctttatattttgtttttatttcatattGGTTGGACATTGGTTTCTCAAATCATCGCTGTTTATAGATGTTTATTCTGAAGCTTCTAGTTTCTTCTCTCTTTGGTCATCTTCTTGATATGTAGAACTATATCGTAAACTTGATGTTAGAAGAAGTTGAAATGGTTAAATTGTAAAGTGAGATAGGAAATCTAGATGGGTTTGGGATGGAATATATCCAGTTTTCATTTCTTAAAAAGGTTAGATTGTGAGAAGATATACAAAGTAAAGATGTTGAATCATATACCTCATTGCATCACACACTGTAtgccttcaaaaggttgtgccaAGCAATTTGGAAACGTTGgcactttaaatttcaattgtatatttattattttagtttatgttTGATTGGGCATATTTTATGCTTATTGTTACTATATACTATGAGTGATCCATGTGCGAATTCTTCTCTAGGTGTGCTAGCATATTGTAGAATTTCTTACTCGTTTTATTGATGAATTCAACTTTGTGTGTAGAAAATGCTCCTACCCTGTGGTCTCCCTccagaaagagaagaagattgaGAATTTCCATCTGGATTACAAAGAGTCAAATCACAACAGTTTTACCCTTTGATAATTCATTGTACTGTGCTATTCTGATTGGAAACATATGGTTGTTGATTAGAGGTTACTGAATCATCTTTCTCTTTCTTGTAGACGCTTAAGCTTTGGTTATAATGCAGCTTGGAATATTGGCTCGAGATGTTCAGTTTAGCTTATATTTTATGTTGGTTTAAAGAATAGTCTCTACAAATTATATGAGCTTGTGTATGTGCCGAGGAAGATTTTCCTGCTTCATGCTCCCATTTTacttttctccagctaacttggttCCTCATAAGATTTTTATTGATGGATATTTTGCTCATTTGTTTTTGTTAAGTACCAAGTTTTGTTTGTGTTTATGGTCCATGTTGTAGTAGCTTAGTATTAATATTGTGAAAGATCCATTTTGAAGGTTCTCCTACCCTTACAAACTATGGTGAAGTTAGGCGGTGTTTGGCAGCTGGGCAGGACACATACAAAGTAGGaaatttgtatttttatcttgTGTGGGCTACCAAACACAGCCTTAGAGAATAGGAATAAAATTAAGATTAAGGGTTCTGTTTTGTGTAAATAACTACATATGGGAATTGGAGACTACTACAGTCTACAGATAATCAGCATACCAAACTTGTGACCCTGCTCTCTggcatttctcttctttttttcattgATGACTGCTGTGACCTCTGCATGGGAAGTAAGGTCTAAAGGGAACACATTAATTTTGAAGTGTTAATGCCTTTGTTgtagaatttttatgcttattggTTTAGTTTGTGGCATTTCTGAGTGTTATGTTTCCACCGATGAGTGATGAGAGGTATATTTTCAGGTTGACTTATTTAGTGAGGTCTTAAGGAACtcaatgaatttgaaagtgatttCCAATGCCTGGTTAGATAAATCAATGTTTAGTAGTTTGTTTTGTGGCATTTCTGATATTTTCTCTTCTCCATTCATCACTGACAAAAGTGCTATACTTTAGTAAACTATCAATTGCGCCCTgacaaaaataattctatttttattaataataaaaatatcttttaaatatttaaaaatgctATAAAAATATTCAATTGTAAAGAAAATCCTTCTCTAATAATGAAATAGACAGGTGTGGCAAACGGAAATGTCAATATGGCATCCGTTACATATTGAATCCTATTAGGTTTCCAATACCccaaatcttaaatcctaatttTCCTAATTcgaaactctctctctctctccctttctctctctcaatGTAATCTCCCGATTCTACATAGAATTAATTCTCAGAAATTATGTATGAGAATTCATTAAACATTTGAGAATCACCTCATACGACATAACAATGTTCCAACCTGTTAGCGTTTTCAATCCGTTTGGTTCACTTTGGGccaaaatttttagaattagtgtccaatttttaattctaaaagtttTCCTAAGATTTTCTactgtttttattattctcacaCAGTACTAGACTGACTTAAGCCGGTATTGCCAGCTAAATTACTGGTACGCATTATTATACAATTTTTCGCTAAAATTACATTTAACCACTCAAAAAATTTTACTGAATTCAAATCTCACCGTTAAATTTCTAAATTAAGACTTTTAATATCTCGAACCTATTTCggacaattaaattattttatattatctaaACGGTCAATAGGAATTATGGTTCTTACACttagctctctctctttctctctcggcCAAGCTCCTCTTCAAGCTTGGATATTGTTTGGCTTGGTGAACTTAGAGGAGATGTTAATGACGTCTTTAGCTAGAAAAAATGAAAACCTCTCATGGCCGAAAAAGAGAAAAGTGGTGATGTATTTCTCACCTAGTTGCTATTTTTCAAGAAGTTCCAAAGGAAGATGGTGAAGAAGACCAAGCTCATTGGACTCCTAGGAAGATGGTGATGCGAATTCAGAATTTGGATGAAGAAGATTGGCGAGTGTAAGATCAGATTTTTGTTGAGGAAAGCTTCATGAAGGTTGAAAGAACTCACCCTTGTTATACTTGAATTTGCATATAATGGAACAGTAGAAGAATGTACAGGATAGaaacagaagaagaagagagtTTGTTATTGAATGATAAAAGAGATTCAGGTATAGCACCTTTTCGAGTAAGGAAAAACTCCTCCAACACTCACGTCTCAATTTTCTCTACATAACATGTGAAAATGACTCTCTCCACTATATACTCTTTCACACTCTCTAACTAACTTCTCCACCTCAGCAAAGAAATAATTCTCTGGTTCACACTTTCACTTAGACACATAGTCCCTCATCCAAGTGGGAGCTCTCCTATTCCTATTCATTCTAGGCTCTCTTTCTCTTGCTAGCCCAACCCCTTGTTCCTCATCATTTGCTGAATTCTCCTTTGGACTTGGTTCTGATGGCCCAATATTGTCTGAACAAGATGGAGATCTATCAACTATCCCTCCCTCCAACACGACCTTGTCCTCAAGGTCAACTTCAGGGAACAACTTCAACAAGTCATCCAGAAACTTCCAAGTTGTCTCATCTCTAGTGGCCCCTTCCCAATCCACTAATACTTGAATTCGATTCCCCTCTGGAGCTGAAATAGAGCAGCGACCCAAGATTGCCAACGGCCGTGGCTGCAAGGACGGAGGTAGCTCGGGAGATGCAGGAATGGTGAGAGGTGGCTCCTCGTGGAATGGCTTCAGCATAGAAACATGAAAGACGGGATGTAAGGCACACGAAGGGGGAAAAAGCAAACGGTATGCCACTTTTTCCACTCTTTGAGTAATCTGATAAGGCCCATAAAAATACTTCTGAAGTTTGTTGTATGAGTTGTGTGTGAGGGAACGCTGCCGATAAGGGTGTATCTTAAGAAGGACCCAATCTCCCACCTGAAACCGCCGTTCACGGCAATTTAAATCTGCTTGTTTTTTCATCTTCTCCTGAGCCTGTTGTAGTGAAAAATGCAACTCTCTATGCAAAGCCTCTCTTACCCGCAAAAATTCATCCACAACAATAACCGTAGTCATCCCGGGTTGATAACCAGGTAGGATACGCATCGAAAACCCATAGAGAGCCTCATGAGGTGACATTTCCAAGGAGAAATGATAGGAACTGTTGTAACATAGTTCTGCCCAGGACAAATAACAAGACTAGTTTTGTGGGTAGGAATGGGTGAAAACACGAAGGTACTGTTCCAAAGTCCTGTTCACCACCTCAGTTTGGCCATAACTCTTGAGGATGGTAGGCCGTGCTATAATGCAATTTAGTGCAATTAAATTCAAACAAGCTCTTCCATAATTTACTAAGGAAAATATGATCGCGATCGGATACCATTGTCATAGGGAAGCCATGAAGTTTAACCACTGAATTAATAAAAGCCCAAGTAGCCTCTCTTGCTGTAAATCCTGGTTTTAGGGCCGAGAAATGTCCCACTTTATTGAAACGGTCTACCACCACCAAAATCACAGTGAATCCAGTATATTTGGGGAGTTGAACAATGAAATCAAGAGAGATTTCTACCCACAGTCTCTCCGGTATCGGAAGAGGCTATAGCAGCCCCTGGGGTTTGGCAGGCAGATACTTAGTGAGTTGACAATCTGTACATTGTTCAACAAAGCGTTGGACATCAGTTCTCATCCCTGGCCAAAAGAAGAGATCCGCTAATTATTTATAGGTCTTAAGGATGCCACCATGATCCCCTCGAACCGAAGCCTGTAAGAGTAGCTCTCTCAACCCACCGAAATCGGGAACCCATACCCTTCCGCGATACATCATTATGCCATCTATCTCTGTATAATATGAGCTGAGTTTGCCATCCCTGAATTGCTTGTGAAGTTTCTGCATCTTGTCACAAGTTTTATTAGCCTCCTTAAGAGACTGTAAGAGTGAGGATTGGACTGTTGAGAAGCTTTGAAGTACCCACTGAGACTGTATAACAGGATGCCTGGAAAGAGCAACCGCTGCCTGGTTAAGGCGGCCTGCTCGGTACTCAATCTCGAACTCATATCCTAATAATTTGGCAAGGTAGTATTGCTGGTCAGGGGTTAGCACCACCTGAGTCAATAGCTCACGCAGCCCTTGATGATCTGTTTTAATAATGAACTTCCTACCCAAAAGATAGTGGTGCCATTTAGCTATAGCTTGGGTGATTGTATAGAGCTCTCGGATGTACGCAGAAGCAAGAGTCATCTTTATGGTTAACTTCTTACTAAAATAGGCAATTGGGTGGCCCTTTTGGGACAGCACCGCCCCAATACCTCGATGAGACGCATCGATCTCTACCGTTAATTGCTGTGAAAAATCTGGTAGTGCCAAGATAGGTGTTTGCATCATTGCAGACTTGAGGCGATGAAAGGCTTGCTCCGCTTCTGTCCCCCACTGAAAATTGTTCTTTTTGAGAAGCTCAGTCAAGGGGTGAGCAACTTAAGCGTACATAGCAACAAATCGATGGTAGTATCCTGTAAGTCCTAAAAACCCCCTCAGTTGTTTCAGCGTTGAAGGTCTCGGCCATGTTCGGATTGCCTCAATCTTAGATGGGTCCACCTTGACCCCTTCCACACAAACAATGTGTCTCAAGTAATCCACCTGATTTTGGCCGAAAAGACACTTAGAGCACTTAGCAAATAGTTGGTTTTTAGCCAAAAGGGCCAATGTGAGTCGAAGGTGGTCTAGGTGTTCCTCACGGGTTTTGCTGTAGATAAGGATATCATCAGAAAAAACAGCAATAAACTTTTGGAGATAGGGCTAAAAGACTTTGTTCATGGCGGCCTGAAATGTAGATGGGACATTGGTGAGGCCAAAAGGCATCACTACAAACTCATAGTGCCCTTGATGCATGCGAAAAGCTGTCATGGGAATAGAGGATTCACTCATCCGAATCTGGTGGTACCCCGATcgtaaatcgatcttggagaaataCTCTGCTCCGAACAATTCATCTAATATCTTGTCAATAGTGGGGATAGAAAAATTGTCGCAGATGGTTATGGAGTCAAGGGCGCGATAGTCAACGTAAAAGCACCAGCTGCCATCATTCTTCTTCACTAATAGCACTGGGCTAGAGAACACACTCTGGCTCTCTCTAATTACTCCGGAGTCTAACATCTCAGCCACCAAACGCTCAATCTCTTCCTTTTGAAAGTGAGGGTAGCGGTAAGGTCTCACACCAACCGGCTGGGAACCCCGCGCCAAGTTAATTGTGTGATCAATGGTACGGTGAGGAAGTAATTGAGTTGGTTCATCAAACACCTGAGCATACTCCTCAAGGATTTCTTGTACTTCAGCCACAATAGGtgttggagcttccttttcaGGATCTACTAGCTTGAGATGATAAAGGGTCGTTACTGCTGCTGCATGCGGTTGCTGATCGCCTCGCTCTGGAGTAAGCGATCCCCTTGCAACTTAATCTGTCGCCCATCAACTTCAAACTCCATGGCCAATAACCCATAGTGAGTAGTCACATATCCCAAACACATCAGCTACTGCACCCCTAAAATAATGTCTACACCCTGTAAATCCAACACAAATGTGTTGATATTAAATTGATAGCCTTGCATTACAAGAGGAAGATTTTCGCATGAAGCTTTACCCCCAATAACAAAATTGTGAGAACTTCCCCCATCAATTAACACCATCACAGCATGCCCTTGGTATGTCCCTTTCAATCGAAAGGTTGTGGGTTGGTACTGTCCCACCATGGCGTTAAAACTGATCTCAGGTTGCACCGTAGACACCTCCACCAAATTTGCCTCGTCAGGTGTTTGCACCACTACTGGCTTCGGTTCTTTAAGTATTTCTTCGTCTCCAATTAACAGGTAGCAAGAGGTTTTACACCTATAGCCAGGTGCCCATTTGTCTTCACAATAATAGCATAAACCTTTGTCCCGCTTTGCTTTAATTTTTGCTGTCGATAGTTTCTTCAAAGGTGGGTTAGTCATGGTTATTTTCTTATTAGAATGGGTGATATGAGAGGATTGCAGAGGTAAAGAGAAAGGGCTGGGTTTGAGCGGAAGGTTACGGTTGTTAGTAGAAAGGGGATGAGTGATTGGGTGACTTAGTTTTGGGATATTAGCAAGGGGTTTGTGAAATGAGATAGCAGCATGTTTTTGCTCATGTAGTTTTGCTAATGAGACTGTAGTAACATAAGAAGTGGGTTTATCTAACAACAATTCACATTTCAAATAATCCTGGAGACTAGctacaaacaagaaaattaaCCATTCTTCGCTTAACTCGGTTACCTGGTTTGTGAGCTCTTCGAATTGGCTTTGATACTCTGCAACGGTGTTGATTTGTTTCAGTTCTTTAAGAGCAGCTTTGGGATCATAAAACTGGTGCTGTCCGAATCGCTCAAGCAACGCATCCAAAAAACCCTCCCAAGTGTACAAAATGTGGTTGTTAAGCCCCCAGCGATACCACGAATAAGCTGCTCCAGTGAGATGGAAGGAGATCATTCGGATCCTCATGTCTACAAGCACATCAAACCACTCAAAGTATTCTCACGCCTTGAACTCTCACTTTTCCACTTTCTCACCGTCAAAGCTCACGAGCTCTACCTTCGTTCTTCGTCTCCCCTAGAAAATCGGTTGAGTGGTGCGGCTGAATGAAGAGTGTTGCAACTCCTCATCCTCGGAGTCACCCGCTACCTTCTTTAATTTCAAAGCATCCTTTAGCATCCCACGGATCTCACGTAAAGACCCTTCTAGACCATCCATGCGATTGTTTGTGGAGGAGACTTGGCTAGCAATCTCCACATGGCTCCTCTGTAACGCGGCAAGTTCAGTTTGGTGGCGGAGTTCATCGGGATTCACCATCCTCTGTCAACAAGAGCACCAATTGTTATACCTGAATTTATATATAATGGAACAGTAGAAGAATGCACAGGAtagaaacaaaagaagaaaagagtttGTTATTAAATGATAAAAGAGAATCATGAATAGCCCCCTTTTCGAGTAAGGGAAAACTCCTCCAACACTCACGTCTTAATTCTTCTCTACGTAACATGTGAAAATGACTCTCTCCACTATATACTCTTTCACACTCTCTAACTAACTTCTCCACCTCAGCAGAGAAATAATTCTTTGGTTCACACTCTCACTTAGACACATAGTCCCTCATCCAAGTGGGAGCTCTCCTATTCCTATTCATTCTAGGCTCTCTTTCTCTTGCTAGCCCAACCCCTTGTTCCTCATCATTTGCTAAATTCTCCTTTGGACTTGGTTTTGATGGCACAATATTGTCTGAACTAGATGGAGATCTATCACCCTCCTCCTTGCTCACTCACTCTCGGCTCACTC contains:
- the LOC112703553 gene encoding uncharacterized protein At4g14342 isoform X1, which codes for MQASDRFNINSQLEHLQAKYVGTGHADLNRFEWAVNIQRDSYASYIGHYPLLAYFAIAENESIGRERYTFMQKMLLPCGLPPEREED
- the LOC112703553 gene encoding uncharacterized protein At4g14342 isoform X2 — translated: MQASDRFNINSQLEHLQAKYVGTGHADLNRFEWAVNIQRDSYASYIGHYPLLAYFAIAENESIGRERYTFMQKMLLPCGLPPEREED